In one Bacteroides intestinalis DSM 17393 genomic region, the following are encoded:
- a CDS encoding sulfatase family protein yields MKVKNIMLCATAVAPSLVWAKELPNIIYIVTDQQTASAMSCMGNDDLHTPNMDKLAESGVLFRNAYCSTPLSGPARAAMFTGYTSHEVGLARNGTPIPDSLRIRTLGTLMQDAGYDCIYAGKWHVHTASMPDKEFGFTTIHPHSDNGLAEACVDFLEQKHTKPFFLVAGFDNPHNICEYARSQNLPWGNIEDLPQNEWPGLPLNFAKNPYDADVISYEQSLNYSAYPTRNYTPDDWRRYRSLYYRLVEKVDAEIGKILNAIDKQDLWKNTVVIFTSDHGDGVGAHHWNQKSALYEEVVNIPLIVTLPGKKNAGKEMPQLVNNGVDFFAAVCDWAGIRLPEGLHGVSFRPLVEKADPSLKHQDYIVTETTFDKGGNTRGWALRTSRYKYVLYDKGRYREQLFDMEKDRGEMRNLAIEEKYKEILLQHREYLHDWMKLHHVAQIRKDVHTIPGVNPE; encoded by the coding sequence ATGAAAGTAAAGAATATAATGTTGTGTGCAACGGCTGTCGCTCCCTCCCTAGTTTGGGCGAAAGAGTTGCCTAATATCATCTATATTGTAACCGATCAACAGACAGCCTCTGCGATGAGTTGCATGGGAAACGATGACTTGCATACTCCGAATATGGATAAGCTGGCAGAGTCAGGTGTCCTGTTCCGTAATGCCTATTGCTCTACGCCTTTGAGTGGACCTGCCAGGGCAGCTATGTTTACAGGCTATACTTCGCACGAAGTAGGACTTGCCCGAAACGGTACACCGATACCGGACTCATTGCGTATCCGGACTTTGGGGACATTGATGCAGGATGCCGGTTATGATTGTATCTATGCCGGTAAATGGCATGTACATACAGCCTCCATGCCGGATAAAGAGTTCGGTTTTACTACTATCCATCCTCATAGTGATAATGGGTTGGCGGAAGCCTGTGTCGACTTTCTGGAACAAAAACATACCAAACCCTTCTTCCTGGTGGCGGGATTCGATAACCCGCATAATATCTGTGAGTACGCACGTAGCCAGAATTTGCCTTGGGGAAATATAGAAGACCTGCCGCAGAATGAGTGGCCGGGACTACCTCTTAATTTCGCTAAGAATCCCTATGACGCTGATGTTATCAGTTATGAGCAGAGCCTGAATTATTCGGCTTATCCTACCCGTAACTACACTCCGGATGATTGGCGCCGTTACCGAAGCCTCTATTACCGTCTGGTTGAAAAGGTGGATGCAGAAATCGGTAAGATTTTGAATGCTATAGATAAACAGGATTTATGGAAGAATACAGTCGTGATATTTACCAGTGATCATGGCGATGGAGTGGGAGCACACCATTGGAACCAGAAATCGGCTTTATATGAAGAGGTGGTAAATATCCCTCTGATTGTAACCTTACCGGGAAAGAAGAATGCCGGCAAGGAGATGCCGCAACTCGTGAATAATGGTGTCGATTTTTTTGCAGCAGTTTGCGACTGGGCAGGCATCCGGCTTCCTGAAGGGTTGCATGGTGTTTCTTTCAGACCGTTGGTAGAGAAAGCCGATCCGTCATTGAAGCACCAGGACTATATCGTAACCGAAACCACTTTCGATAAAGGCGGGAACACACGTGGCTGGGCTTTACGTACCTCTCGCTATAAATATGTGTTGTATGACAAAGGCCGTTATCGTGAGCAACTTTTTGATATGGAAAAAGACCGTGGTGAAATGCGGAATCTCGCCATCGAGGAGAAATACAAAGAGATTCTGTTGCAACACCGGGAGTACCTGCACGATTGGATGAAGCTGCATCATGTAGCGCAGATACGTAAGGATGTACATACGATTCCGGGTGTAAATCCGGAATAA
- a CDS encoding tRNA-dihydrouridine synthase family protein, producing MQNTLPIHFAPLQGYTEAIYRQAHARIFGGIESYYTPFVRVEHGEIRKKDMREITLENNRGVQLIPQLIAPDVDKMEQIIALFIEKGYKNVDINLGCPFPLLAKRHNGSGMLPYPEEVRELLTAAIKNHPDLQFSVKMRLGWENAEECLALLPLLNELPLTHIIMHPRLGKQQYKGEVDLKGFETFYNECRHPLMYNGDLLTIEDIQAIRERFPQLAGIMIGRGLLANPALALEYQQGHPLSEKDMQERLRLFHADVFAQYGNLLEGGDKQLLTKMKNFWEYLMPDGDRKAKKAIHKSNKLETYQAAVRSLLG from the coding sequence ATGCAGAATACCCTCCCCATTCATTTTGCCCCGCTGCAAGGTTACACCGAGGCTATTTACCGACAAGCGCATGCCCGTATATTCGGCGGTATAGAGAGTTATTATACTCCTTTTGTACGTGTGGAGCACGGAGAAATCCGAAAAAAAGATATGCGTGAGATTACTCTGGAAAACAACCGTGGCGTGCAGCTTATTCCACAACTCATTGCTCCCGATGTGGACAAAATGGAGCAAATAATAGCCCTATTCATCGAAAAAGGATATAAGAATGTGGACATAAATCTGGGATGTCCTTTCCCTCTTTTGGCTAAACGTCACAATGGTTCAGGAATGCTTCCTTATCCCGAAGAGGTGCGGGAGTTGCTGACTGCTGCCATAAAGAATCACCCCGACCTTCAATTCTCTGTTAAGATGAGGTTGGGTTGGGAAAACGCGGAAGAATGTCTGGCTTTGCTACCCTTACTGAATGAACTGCCACTGACACATATCATCATGCATCCCCGATTGGGAAAACAACAATATAAAGGGGAAGTAGACTTAAAAGGTTTTGAAACCTTCTACAACGAGTGCCGCCATCCGCTTATGTATAACGGCGATTTACTTACAATAGAAGATATACAGGCCATCAGAGAACGTTTCCCACAACTGGCAGGTATCATGATAGGTCGTGGACTGCTTGCCAATCCCGCCTTAGCTTTGGAGTATCAACAGGGACATCCGCTTTCCGAAAAGGATATGCAGGAGAGACTCAGATTGTTCCATGCTGACGTATTTGCCCAGTATGGTAATCTTCTGGAAGGGGGAGACAAGCAACTGCTGACGAAAATGAAGAACTTCTGGGAATATCTAATGCCGGACGGAGACCGGAAGGCAAAAAAAGCAATTCATAAGTCCAACAAGCTGGAAACTTACCAAGCGGCAGTCCGCAGCTTGTTGGGATAA